The Primulina eburnea isolate SZY01 chromosome 6, ASM2296580v1, whole genome shotgun sequence genome contains a region encoding:
- the LOC140833816 gene encoding 2-oxoadipate dioxygenase/decarboxylase, chloroplastic/amyloplastic-like, with amino-acid sequence MATMLRLPTSIKSSSLFPPLSSSSSSYSIFLCKPTRITGNFVSFGRTLNFSTIVASLKDHHGIQDSPFRGGESFFRNVLAAMETVYLNKNPTAKAILEIVRSVEDDRICYDHLAFRTFGVNNHGIDSIAKFFSEFGYVQREELRFPAKKLKAFWFSPPNNIHSSAGTGVYGPLPRIFISELLVDQMSPETQKIIRKYTESSGNGVSHAALASALGSLTWNKPSYSEFQLLSRESEYAAWTLVNGYTLNHVTISAHRLKSHLRTIGSLNQFIEENGFKLNSEGGVVKVSPDGLLLQSSTIADSSPFQFSDGIMESVPCSYIEFAERLVLPQFKDLPENKVEEFHRRDGFEVGNADKIFESTSKDQLTRKVA; translated from the exons ATGGCAACCATGCTCAGGCTTCCAACTTCGATCAAATCGTCTTCCCTTTTCCCCCcactttcttcttcttcttcttcgtatTCGATTTTCCTCTGTAAACCCACCAGAATCACGGGGAATTTCGTTTCATTTGGGAGAACCCTCAATTTTTCGACTATCGTGGCATCTTTAAAAGATCATCATGGCATCCAAGATTCTCCCTTTCGG GGGGGAGAATCTTTCTTCAGGAACGTGTTAGCAGCCATGGAGACGGTTTATTTGAACAAGAATCCGACAGCTAAAGCCATCTTGGAGATTGTCCGTTCAGTTGAAGATGATCGTATATGTTACGACCACTTGGCTTTTAGGACCTTTGGA GTAAATAACCATGGAATTGATTCTATTGCTAAATTTTTCTCGGAATTCGGTTATGTTCAAAGAGAAGAGTTGAGATTCCCTGCAAAGAAGTTGAAAGCATTCTGGTTTTCGCCACCGAATAACATACATTCCAGTGCTGGCACGGGTGTTTATGGTCCTTTACCAAGGATATTTATATCAGAGCTTTTGGTTGATCAAATGAGTCCAGAAACTCAG AAAATAATCAGAAAGTATACTGAATCATCGGGAAATGGAGTCTCTCATGCAGCTTTGGCTAGTGCACTGGGATCTTTGACGTGGAATAAGCCCTCATATTCTGAATTCCAACTCTTGTCGAG GGAAAGTGAATATGCTGCCTGGACTCTTGTCAATGGTTATACGTTAAATCATGTCACTATATCTGCCCACCGGCTGAAATCTCATTTACGAACTATTGGAAGTCTCAATCAATTTATTGAAGAGAATGGTTTTAAGTTGAACTCCGAAGGAGGCGTCGTAAAAG TAAGCCCAGATGGTCTGTTGTTGCAAAGTTCGACTATAGCAGATTCATCTCCCTTCCAGTTTTCCGATGGAATCATGGAATCTGTGCCATGCTCGTACATCGAGTTTGCTGAACGACTTGTGCTTCCTCAATTCAAAGATTTACCTGAGAATAAG GTCGAAGAATTCCACAGACGAGATGGATTTGAGGTAGGAAATGCTGATAAGATATTCGAGAGCACGTCGAAGGATCAGCTAACTAGGAAGGTTGCTTGA
- the LOC140833818 gene encoding protein TWIN LOV 1-like encodes MESPLGLIEQSFDLRYTGWVREALNEFPDSFTITDPCISGHPIVFASNGFLKMSGYSRDEVIGKNGRMFQGPETDRRSIMLIREAIRNERAMEISLLNYRKDGTPFWMLFQICPVFGKDDGRVIHFVGVQVPILRKPRRSGLGNRSGEMNLSEDGGGICGSMFRCCRRDVGSDSALELRHNSALGSLLNHDHREVETNESCEASELQKAKATAAINNIFSVLIQYSELTGKVVSRQRCYFSGNRSLEASLNLSLGRIKQSFVLTDASLPEMPIVYASEAFLKLTGYGRHEVLGKNCRFLSGTDTDPSTQFEMKECIQTEQACTVRILNYRKDRSSFWNFLHISPIRNASGKVAYFVGIQIDDDGENHETHELSPHIRQLSVVGAVKVAVRSLSMSASTS; translated from the exons atggaATCACCACTGGGATTGATTGAACAATCATTTGATTTGAGATACACGGGATGGGTGAGGGAAGCACTTAATGAATTTCCTGATAGTTTCACCATAACTGACCCTTGCATTTCGGGACACCCAATCGTATTTGCATCAAATGGGTTCTTGAAAATGTCTGGTTATTCGAGAGATGAGGTGATTGGGAAGAATGGTAGGATGTTTCAGGGGCCTGAAACTGATAGAAGATCGATTATGTTGATTCGGGAGGCGATTCGGAATGAGAGGGCTATGGAGATTAGTTTGTTGAATTATAGGAAAGATGGGACACCCTTCTGgatgttgtttcaaatctgtcCTGTTTTTGGTAAGGACGATGGTAGGGTGATTCATTTTGTGGGTGTTCAAGTTCCTATTTTGAGGAAACCAAGGCGGTCGGGCCTCGGAAATCGGAGTGGTGAAATGAATTTGAGCGAAGATGGTGGGGGAATTTGTGGTTCCATGTTCCGGTGTTGCAGGAGGGACGTGGGCTCTGATTCGGCCTTGGAACTCAGACATAATTCGGCTTTAGGATCATTATTAAACCACGATCATAGAG AAGTTGAGACTAACGAGTCTTGTGAAGCATCGGAGTTACAGAAGGCCAAAGCTACTGCGGCAATTAATAACATTTTCTCGGTGCTAATACAATACAGTGAGCTGACCGGCAAAGTGGTTAGTCGACAAAGATGTTACTTCTCTGGGAACAGAAGTCTTGAGGCATCCTTAAATTTATCCCTTGGTAGAATCAAACAAAGCTTTGTACT AACTGATGCATCCTTACCTGAAATGCCAATAGTCTATGCAAGTGAGGCGTTCTTGAAACTGACAG GCTATGGAAGGCATGAAGTACTTGGGAAAAATTGCCGATTTTTGAGCGGGACAGATACAGATCCCTCGACCCAATTTGAG ATGAAGGAATGCATTCAAACTGAGCAAGCATGTACAGTACGTATCCTCAATTACAG AAAAGATAGGAGTTCATTTTGGAATTTTCTTCATATTTCACCAATTCGGAATGCTTCTGGAAAG GTGGCGTACTTTGTTGGAATTCAGATAGACGATGATGGCGAAAATCATGAAACACATGAGTTGAGTCCTCATATTCGGCAACTAAGTGTCGTGGGTGCTGTCAAAGTTGCTGTGAGAAGCTTGTCGATGAGTGCCAGTACTTCGTAG